From one Amphiura filiformis chromosome 13, Afil_fr2py, whole genome shotgun sequence genomic stretch:
- the LOC140167990 gene encoding uncharacterized protein, with protein MATTSNNSTSTTPPNANSAPAHEDTPALVKRQQFQQRFQSPTDNILSPCSKMLSDPVALMRQKQKPKLLSTAYSNSMKQQQMKAKMQQTSSAPKEENKEN; from the exons ATGGCAACTACAAGTAACAACTCTACAAGCACCACCCCACCCAATGCAAACAGTGCACCAGCACATGAAGACACACCAGCACTAGTCAAGAGGCAACAGTTTCA GCAGAGATTTCAGAGTCCAACCGATAACATCTTATCACCATGCAGTAAGATGCTCTCAGATCCTGTGGCTCTCAT GAGACAGAAACAGAAGCCCAAACTGTTGTCCACCGCATACAGCAACTCAATGAAACAGCAACAAATGAAGGCCAAGATGCAACAAACGAGTAGTGCTCCTAAAGAAGAGAACAAGGAGAACTAA